ACGCAGGAGCGCCTGCGCGAGCTTTCTGATTTGCCAAGCTTCCGCGCCAACAACAAAGTCATCGACCATGTCGATGAGATATGTCGCCGCTTCATCGCGGCCTGTCCCTTCGTTCTCGTCGCTTCGCGCGGCGCCGATGGGCACATCGACGTCTCGCCCAAGGGAGATCCGGCCGGCTTCGTTGCGGTTCTCGACGACAGGACCTTGGCGATCCCCGATCGTCGGGGAAACAATCGCCTGGACACCTTTGAAAATCTGCTCGTGCATCCCGAGATCGGACTGCTCTTCATGATTCCGGGCCATGGCGACACGCTGCGCATCAGCGGCACCGGAACAGTCGTTCGCGACGGCGCGCTGCAAGCGCGTTTGGCCGTCGAAGGCAAGCCGCCAAATTTGATCCTGGTGATTGAGATAAACGAGGTATTTTTACATTGTCCGAAGTGTATAGCCCGCTCGAAGCTGTGGAGCCCGGGACACTGGCCAAATCGCTCGAGTCTGC
This genomic stretch from Bradyrhizobium daqingense harbors:
- a CDS encoding MSMEG_1061 family FMN-dependent PPOX-type flavoprotein, which gives rise to MSKRFDEVIATQERLRELSDLPSFRANNKVIDHVDEICRRFIAACPFVLVASRGADGHIDVSPKGDPAGFVAVLDDRTLAIPDRRGNNRLDTFENLLVHPEIGLLFMIPGHGDTLRISGTGTVVRDGALQARLAVEGKPPNLILVIEINEVFLHCPKCIARSKLWSPGHWPNRSSLPSLAHAIVTHARSGETEAEVQAVIDHGLANLY